CGGGTCGGTCGGCGGATGAAGTGTTCATCCTCTTCGTCCTCTCGAGTCTCGGGTCGGCCCTGAGTTACGCCCGCGTCGGGTCGTTGACGACGACACACGACTCACGAGAGTTACAGGTCGGCGCACTGGCGACGCGTGGACTCGCGTTTCCGCTCGTCGCCGTCGTCGGAACGCGCCTCACGGCAGGGACGAGTTTCCTCGTCCTCGGGGCGACGTTCCTCGTCATCGGTGTCACGTGGGCCGTCATCGCCGTGACGGCGACGGGAATCGTCACCCGCCTCGCATCCGACCGCATTCGAGGTGACGCGCTCGGCGCGTACACGGCGCTCGCAAGCCTCGGCGGCGGTATCGGGGCAGCACTCGGCGGTGTCGTCGCCACCTCCTTCGGATACGTCACCGCCTTCGCACTCGCTGGCGGAATCGTCGTGACGGCGCTCGTCGTCGTCTGGTCGTCGGGCGAAAAATCAGTGCGGGGCCAGTTGCTCTCGACCCAGTGATTACTCGATTGCGTGGACCGGCGAAATCCAGACGACGAGTTCCCCATCACGCTTGATGACGCCCTCGATGGAGTCGTCTTTCTCTAACGGTGGGTCTTCGACGTCGTTCATCGAGACGCGGACGACCTGATACACTTCGTCGACCAGCCATCCCGTCGCTGCTTCGTCTTCGAACCGGTTGGGGTCGAAGATGACGATGCGCTTCGAGTCGCCCTCGTCGTCGATGTTGAACAGCGACTTCGGGTTGATGATGGATGTCGTCCGGCCGCGCAAGTCCATCACGCCCTCGACGTACTCGGGGGAGTTCGGAACGGCCGTGAGTTGACCCTTGTCGACGATTTCGCTCACGTATTCGATATCGACGCAGTACGTCTCCGGCCCCAGTTGGAATTCGAGGACTTGCACCTCTTCTGTGGAGTCTTCATCCGCGTCGTCCGCTGCCACGTCGGGCGTGATTGCATCCTGTCGCATGGTAAAATTCGGCGGTGCACACCGCCGTCTGTCTGCCTCACAGTGGACAGATTCGGTGCATAAAGGTACGTACCCGATTATCAGCCGTGATTCTCCTCGGCGAGCGTTTATATATCCGATTTCCGAACCTCGACAGTAGATGAGCGGTCAACGAAACGGCACTCCGACGACTTCTACCAGCCATCGACAGGGGGCGCTCCCGACGCCTCTCGTGTCGCCTCGGCGTGGCCTCTCCGGGTGGAGACGATGAGCACGTCTCCCGCCGGTGGGCCGACCCGTGCCGTCGTCGTCGACGACTCACGGTTCATGCGGACGCTGATTCGAACACTCCTCGAAGACGCAGACGTCGACGTGGTCGCCGACGCGAGCAACGGGAGAGAGGCGATTTCGGTTGTCGGTGAACACCGTCCCGACGTGGTGACGATGGACATCGAGATGCCCGAGATGAACGGCCTCGACGCGGTCGAAGGCATCATGGACGAGTGTCCGACACCCGTCCTCATGCTCTCGGCCCACGCCGAAGAGGACGCCGACGTCACGTTCGAAGCACTCGACAGAGGCGCAGTGGACTTCGTGACCAAACCCGGTGGCGAAGTCACCTCCGAGATGCCTCGCGTGAAACGCGAACTCGTCGAGAAGATTCAGTCCGCCGCGGCAGTGGACCTCCGCGCCACGCAACGACGGTCACGCCCACCGAAGACCGAGACGAAACGCCGACCCAAATCCGAGTCGACGACGCCGAAACCCTCTCTCACGGCACTGCCGCAAGAGGGGTCGACGCTCGTCATCGGCGCATCGACTGGCGGGCCGAACGTGGTCGAACGAGTCCTCGCTGCACTTCCGGCGGAGGCGGGGCTCCGGGTCATCGTCGTCCAACACATGCCGGAGGGCTTTACGAACCGATTCGCCGAACGACTCGACGGTCGCTGTGACTACGACGTTCGAGAGGCCGAAGATGGCGAACGAATCGGCCCCGGGCAGGTTCGAATCGCGCCGGGTGGATCACACCTCCTCGTCACCGGTGACCGTGCCGGCCGACTCACCCTCCACCTCTCCGACGACGAACCACTCCACGGCGTCAAACCAGCAATCGACCTCACGATGGCCTCGGCGGCCGAAGTTGTCGACGCACCGCTCGCCGGTGTGCTGTTGACCGGAATGGGTCGCGACGGCGTCGAGGGGATGTCTCGAATCAGTCGTGCAGGCGGTCACACGGTCGCACAGGACGAAGCAACATCAGCAATCTTCGGGATGCCGAAGCGAGCCATCGAAGCAGGCTGTGTCGACGTTATCGCACCCGACGGGCGCATCACCGACGAAACACTTCGCGGGATTTCTACCTGACCATGGACGAAGAACTCTACCAGGCATTCATCACCGAGAGCGAAGAGAGCATCACGCAGTTGAACAACTCCCTCCTGTCGTTAGAGTCCAACCCCGACGACACCGACGCCATCGACGACATCTTCCGGCAGGCACACACCCTGAAGGGGAACTTCGGTGCGATGGGCTTCGACAACGCCGCGACGGTCGCACACGCCGTCGAAGACCTCCTCGACGAGATTCGTCACGAACGGCTCGACGTAACTGCCGAGCGGATGGACCTCGTCTTCGACGGGATGGACCTCATCGTGGACATCCTCCACGACATCGAGGAGAACGGCGAATCGACGACCGACCCCACCGAGACGGTCGAAGAGATTCGTGCCGCCGCCCAGACCGGCGGTGACACGGGAAACTCGGAGCAGGTGGCATCTGACGGCCCCTCCCGCGAAGACGTCGACCTCCTTTCACTCGCTGCCGAGCGTGTGGATGTCGACGCCATCGACGCGGCAACCCTCGCACACGCCTACGTCGAACTCGGCGCGGGCCAGATGAAAAGTGTCGACGCCGGCATCTTCCTCAGCAACATCCCCGAGCGCGTCGATGTCGTCGGGTTCTCTCCGTCACGAGACGCCATCGAATGTGGCGAGTTCGACGACGGATTCGACCTGTTCGTCGCCAACCTCGCTCCCAAAGCAGTCGAATCGAGACTCGGCGACCTCTGGAAGGTCGAATCCGTCGACGCGACCGACGTCTCCGACGTACTCGACGGTGTTGCGTCCGCTGTTCCCGATTCAGACGAGACTGTCGATGCGGACGCGACCGAACAGGCTGTCGATGCGGACGCAAGCCAGCAGGTCGAACCTGCCGACGACGTAGCAGACGCGGACACTGACGAATTCTCCGCAGACGAACCGTCGGCGGACGACGCCAGCGGACTCTTCAGCGACGATTCGGACGCCGATGTCACCACCGACAGTGACACCGACCAGAGTTCGGACACCAGTGACGAGAAGAGCGTGGACACCAGCGCCGACGAGAACACGAAAACCGACGCCGATGACGGAGACAAAGACGCCAGCAACGACGCTGACGCTGACGACGGCGAATCGAACGACAAGAAGGAGGCACAGTCCATCTCCGCAGTCAAGTCCGTCCGTGTCGACGTCGACCAGCTCGACGAACTCCACGAACTCGTCGAGCAACTCGTGACGAGTCGGATCAAACTCCGAAACGCCATCGACGAAGAACAGCACACGGCGCTCGACACGCTCGACGAACTGGACAAAATCTCGTCGAACCTCCAGAACACCGTCATGGACATGCGCCTCATCCCGCTGAAGAAGGTGTTCGACAAGTTCCCACGGCTCGTTCGTGACCTCGCACGCGAACAGGACAAGCGTGTCTCGTTCACCGTCGAGGGCGCGGATATCGAACTCGACCGGACCATCCTCGACGAGATTTCAGACCCATTGATGCACGTGCTCCGGAACGCCGTCGACCACGGCATCGAAGAACCCGACGTGCGCGAAGCCAACGGCAAACCGCGGATGGGGACGATTAGACTCTCCGCACAGCGACAACACGACACTGTCATCGTGACGGTCGAAGACGATGGCGGCGGTATCGACGCCGACGCCGTCCGCGACAAAGTCGTCGCTGAGGGCGTCGAGACCCGCGAAGAGATGAACGCGATGCCCGACTCAGAGGTGTACGACTACATCTTCCATCCGGGCCTGTCCACCAACGACGAGATTACCGACGTCTCCGGCCGTGGTGTCGGGATGGACGTCGTGAAGACCACTGTCGAGTCGCTCGACGGGGCCGTCTCGGTCGAGAGCGAACCCGGGCAGGGGAGTACAGTCAACATCCGACTCCCCGTGTCGGTGGCGATTATCAAGGTCCTGTTCGTGCAGGTCGACGACCGCGAGTTCGGCGTTCCCATCAAGTACATCGACGAGATTAGCCGCCGTGAACGGGTGCAGTCGGTCAACGGTGCGGAAGTCATCGTCCACGAAGACACGATCTTCCCGCTGATTCGCCTTCGCGAAGCACTGGAAATCGACGCCCCCGAACTCGACCACGGGATGGTCGTTCGCATCCGCCCCGACGACAGACAGGTCGCACTTCACTGTGACGGCGTGACCAAACAGGAAGAAGTCGTCGTGACGCCGCTCCAAGGGCCGCTCTCCGGCGTCGACGGACTGTCCGGCACCGCCGTCATCGGCGACGGAAACGTCATCCCGATTCTCGACGTTTCGACGCTCGAACTCCCCGCCGAAGGGAAGCACGCGATGCGCGAGTTCGACCCGAGTGAACTCCCGAACACCGTCGAGGAGGCGGCAGACTGATGTCCTCGTCCAGTGCTGGGGATGCAGACTTCGAACGACTCTTGGAGTACATCGAAGACTCGCTGCGGTTCCAGACGAGTTCGTACAACGACGCCTACCTCGACCGGCGTATCTCTGCCCGAATGCGTCGGCGACGGGTCGACGAGTACGACGAGTATCAGAACCTGTTGCGTACGGAAGACGACGAACAGGCCGCGCTCCTCGACGCGCTCTCTGTCAACGTGACCAGTTTCTTCCGAAACCCGAAGGTCTGGGACGCACTCCGAGACGTCCTTCGTGACCTGAGTTCGAGGGGAAGCAGACACGACCCAATCAAGGTATGGAGCGCCGCCTGTTCGGACGGCCGTGAGGCGTACTCCCTCGCGATGCTCGCACACGACGACGACCACGTGGACGAACGACGAATCGAAATCGTCGGTACCGACATCAAACGCGAGATACTCCGCGCTGCACGAAACGGCGAGTACCGCGCCTCGGAGACGAACGACATCGCCGAACAACTCGACCCAATCGGGCGCTGGGACCGCTACGTCGACCGGGATGGCGACATCTTCCGCGTCAAAGACAAAATCACGGACATGGTCCGCTTCAGCAGGCGTGACCTCATCCGTGAAGACCCTCCGGGGACGTTCGACCTCGTCGTCTGTCGGAATCTGTTCATCTACATCAACGCCGAGTCGAAGCGTGCCGTCTTCGAGACGCTCGGGTCGGCCCTCAAGCCGAACGGCTACCTCACCATCGGGATGACCGAGACGATTCCGCCACGCGTTCGAACACAGTTCGACCCCGTCGAGAAACGACTGCGTATCTACCGCGCGAGCGACGCCGCGGCTCAGAGATAAGCGATGAAACCCGGTGAACACAAACTTGGAGACACTCGCGGACGCTTCCTCCAGGTTATCAAGAACGGCCGGGAGCGACACGACGTCGACTGGACGAGTGGCCGGATTCTCCTGTCGAACAAACGGCTCATCCTCGCAGGCACGGCAGGAAAACGGACGATCCCACTCGGGGATATCGAGAAACTCGGCGGCCGATTCGACGTCAATCAGCGAATCGCGACCGTCTCTGACTACTTCAGCCTCCGAATCCCATCGGGCGTCGTCCTCCTCGCACCGGTCGACTACGACGAGTTCGAGACCGATTTCTTCGGTGCGCTGCTGAACTCCGAGCAGTTCCTCGCGCGACACCCGGCGGTCGCTGGTGGCGTCGTCCAGAACACCGAGTGGGAGAACTCACGACTGAAAGTCGAAGAAGAGGCCGTGAGTATGGCAACCGTCGGTGGCAAGTTCGTCGAGATTCGCCTCGACGACATCGGCGCAATCAAGACGGGCGAACGGAAGGTCGACGACGACGTTCGGAGCGTCATCGAAGTCGAACACTCAGACGACGAAGGGACGAGTCTCCAGACGTACATCTCCGGGCCAGAACGAGCGATTACGTTCCTCTACTCACTCTTACGCGAAGGCGAGGAACTCTCGGAGACCTCTATCGAGTTGAGCGAGACGGACAAGCAGGTGCTCACCGCGCTCTACTCTGGGGTCGCCCCGTTCGATATCCCTGACTTCCTCGGCCTCGACGTCGACAAAGTAGAGGAACTGTTCGAACGCCTCATCGACCACAACGTCGTCGAAGAAGTTCGCATACGGCACGAAGTGCAGTTGAATGCCCGTGGCCGCAACATCGCGTCCGACGCCATCAACGAGCAGTAGCAGTCTGTTGCTTTTTCACGTCTTCTGCTGGAGATGGATGCTATGGCTCGTCGAAATTGAGGGAGTGTAATCGTTTGGTGACGTCGTGCTGAATAGAGTGTGCATATCTCGCAGAGCCACTCTGTCAAACTCGCTTACGAAGAGATGCTTTTCATGGTACTTTAGGAAGTACTGATAGCTTCGGTTTCAAGGATGGTCTTCAAATTCTCACCTTCTTCTTTTATATGTTCCCGAACGGCATCGAATTCACGCCGGTTGAGTCGAGCACCGATCGGTCCAGTGCGGACCTTGATTCGCTGAGTTAGGTCACAGCCGTCCTCGTGAGAATCGATAGTAAAGCTAATTGATGGCATGAGTAGCCCAACAAGCCGTGATGTTGGTGTGAACTCGATGTGTTCGCAAGGAACGATGTCCGTGAACCGCACGGTCTTCTGCTGTATCTTTCCCGCGATTCGTTCCTCGAAGTAGGCTTCTGCTCCCTGCACTAACCCGTTTCCGTCGGTCCATCTGAATTCAATGTGATCTGGATGCCATCGCTCGTAATTTTCATCCATCGTTTCGAAAAAGCGGTAGATGTCTTCCGGAGAGGCGTGTACTCTCGTAGATTCCTCTAATAGCATTTCTACTATTAATAGTTGGACTCTGAGAGCATAATCTTTTGTTCAAGGATTTGTTCAATTTTCATCGATGCTGTGATGGGCACACCCTCTGCATTCAGCACACCACATCTCTCAACCGCTAGCAATTCCGACAGAACCACTGAGTTCTCGCAGCCCCAGTGCCCTCAGACGTTCACGTCTTCTATCTCTTCGTTCACGACGAACCGACCCTGTGGCGTGAGCGAGGTTGGCAGCGAGTCGTCTTCGATGAGTTTCTCGTCGTTGAGGGTCTCCAGCGCGTCGTCGAGGACTGCCTGTTCGACGCCGAGGAGTTCGCTAAAGTCGACTTCTGCGGCCATCTCGCCGGCGGAGTAGAGACCGACGAGCACTTCGAGGCCCTGTTCTGTGACCTCCACGTCGCGCACGTTGGACTTGATCCAGTGGTAGACGAGTCGGAGGTAGCGCCCGAGGATGTTCATCTTCCGCCGGGATTTGAGGGATATCTCGGACGTGACCGTTTTCCCCTGTTCGACGTGCTGGACCGAGAGGACGAGCCGCTTTTCGTCGTCGACTGTCCGTTCGAGGACTTCGAAGAAGATGACGCTCGCGAGGTCGATGTGGAACGGTTCGCCGTGTTCAGTGAGTGGGCCGTCGTTGTCCGGGAACGTGACTGCCTCGTAGTCGAGGTGGAGTCCGGAGGGTCGGCGCGGTGTATCGAGGACGCGACCTCCGATTCGGGCAGGATGTGTAACCTGCGCTTGCGACCCGTTGAGTACCGCACGGAACAACAACAGGGTGAACTTCTCGATAGTCTCGCGGTCACCACCGATGACGGTCGTTCGTCGGCGTCTCCCGATGATGTATCCAACCATCACCGTGTAGTCGAAGAACTCCTCGACTTCCGGTGGGACCTGTCCGACGGCGATGTCGAAGATGGACGTGATGGGGATGTCGGTCTTCGAGTTCGAGGTGGCGAGGATGAGTCGACGTTGACTCATCAGGACGCGCCCCTTGACGGGTTCGAACGATGCGTTGCCACCGGCGACGAAACTGGCGACGAAGTCGACGACGATAGACTCTCCGTTGGCAGTGCGCTTTTCTTGGCGCTGTTTCGACTGCTTCCGTTCGTTCTGTTCGCGTTTGTCCGTTGGCTCGGACTTCTGCCGACGATACGCTTGCAGGAGTTCGCTCTCTGCGACGTCACCTCCCTCGGGCGTTCGAGCACGTGCTTGTTCGACCATCTGGTCGCCCGACTCACCTGTGTTCGACGTTGGTGGCTGTGTTGGTTCGTCCGTCATATGCTGATCAGCGCTCCTGCGAGCGACGAGGTGGCGACTGCCATGAGCGACCCGACCCAGACGAGCGCCACGAAGTGGAGGTACGCGTTCGCCTTGTGGCCGCCGTCGACCATCCGAATCATGAGCGAAGAGAGGAGGGCGTTGAACAGGATGATGAGGGTGAGCATGTACTCGATGAACGGCACGTCGTAGACGCCTGCGTAGATGAGCGTCCCGAACTGGAGGCTGTCGAGGTTCATCTGCGTCGAAAACGACGCGAGAATCTCGACGACTTCGAGGCCGATGAAGAACGCGAACGACGCAGACGCCGTGATGCCGTAGAGGACACCGATGAGCGTAATCGTCGACTGCTTGCGCTGCCGACGGAGTTTGATAATCTCGTTCATGTTCCGACTGATGAGTTCACCGAGGAGTTTCGGCTTCCCACCCATCGACCGGCCGACGTTGTACATCTCACTGAACTTCTGGATGAGGTAGGAGTTCGACTCGGCGGTGAAGAAGAACCACGACCGGTCGGGGTCGAGACGCATCCGAAGTCTGGTGTGCAGACGGCCGATTTCACGAGAGAGAACCCCGAAGTCTTTCTTCCGGAGCGTCTCCAACACGGCCGTCGTCGTACTCTGCTTTGCCGTCTCGGACGCCCCGAGCGCACGGATGAATCCGGGGTACTCGTCGTCGCGTTCGCCGATTTGCTTCTCGTGACGCCGGGCGACGATACCCGGGACGGCCAGCGGCGTCAGTGGGGTCGAGATGAGGAGCGGAACCGGCAGGTCGACCATGATTGGGCGGACGATTTCGCCGACGATGGTCAGATTGAACGTTCCCATCGCGAGGACGAACACCATGGCGATAGAGAGGCCGACAGCACCGTACAGGGTGATGTCGATCTGGCGGTCGGCTTTCGTTCGGTAGTCTCGCTGGTGGTACCACAGGGGGTCGTGTGGGGACATCGTCCGGATGACGAAGTAAAAGCCCAGCTGGACGAAGACGAAGAGCACGATGACTGCACCAATCGTCATCGTCGCGTCCGTCCCGGTGAGGATGGGAAGCACGATGGCGTTGATGATAGCGAACGTCATCGAGAGAATCATCGAGAGGTAGAGGTCTTTCATCACCTCGAGGTTCCCGAGGGCGCTCTCGTAGACGGTGATGTATTTCTGAATCATCGCGTTCTGCTCACCGAGCAGGAAGTCGTCGATGCTCTGACCGGCGTTGATGGCGTACGCGAGTCTGTCGAGGAAGTCTGAGAGCGGTTTCGACGGCACCTCGCGTGCGCGTCGGACACAGGCGTCGTCGAGCGACTGATTCCACGCGTCGACCAGTTGGACGATGCGGTTCATCTCCGTCGCCAACTCACCGTATTCTTCTTCACGCGCGAGCGTGCGGAAGACGGCGACGCGGTCGATGTTCGTCGTCGAAAGCACCGTCATATGCGTGATGAGCAGGTGAATCTGGTTTTCGAGGCTTCGCCGGGTCTGTTCGACGAGGAGACGCGGGTAGAGGACTGCACCCCCGAGGAGCAGCGCCCCGAGCATGAACACGGGGATGCGGACGAGGATGGGGAGAGGAAGTGCGATTGCACCGGCGATAGAGAGGAGAAACGCCACGATACCGGGTCCAAGCACGAACACGAGGTACCGCGAGAGGTCCATCGGCATCTTCTCGTACGACTCGACGACGTCGCTGACGAAGTCTCGAACCTGAACCGCTTGCACCGACGCGTTCGTTTCCCCGGCCATCTGGTTACACCCTCGCCATGTCGAACGGCAGTCCCTCGGTGCCGTCTCGGTAGTAGTCCTCGATGAGTTCGTTCACTTCGTGGTAGCCGAGGACGTTCTCCTGTATCGCACGGCGGATGAGCTCTGCCCGGAACTTGATGTCGTCGTAAATCTTCCGCGTGTCGTCGTACCCGAGGAGCGTCGCGACTTTCTGTTCCATGATGAACGAGTTGTTCATCCCCTGGAACACGATCTCGTCGTTGACGGGGTCCCAGTAGAACACCTCACGAGTGACGACACCGCCCATCTCCTTCGAGTACCCCTCTATCTCTTGGACACTCGTCACGCGTCGGAGGATGTCGTTGCCACGCTTCACGCGGTTCTGGAACAGCGCGATGTCACAGTTCGACATGAACGTCTCGGGGACGTTGATGGGGTCGCCCGTGAACCGCTGAATCATCGAGACGATGTCGGATGCGTGGAACGTGAGCATGACCGGGTGACCGGTCTGTGCTGCCTGGAACGCCATGCGGCCTTCCTCGCCACGAACCTCCCCGACGATGATGTAGTCGGGACGGGAACGAAGCGCCGCCGCAACGAGGTCGAACATGTCGACTTCGGAGTCAGAGCCACGCCCTTCACGCGTGAGGAGTTGCTGCCACGTATCGTGCGGTGGCAACACTTCGGCGGTGTCCTCTGCGGTGTAAATCTTCGAATCCTGTGGGATGAACGAGAGAATGGCGTTGAGCGTCGTGGTCTTGCCCGACGCCGTCTCCCCGACGACGAACACGGTCCGTTCGTTCTCCAGTGCAATCCAGAGGTACGCCGCGAGTTCGGGTGAGACCGTCCCCCACTTCGTAATCTGCAGGATGGAGAGCGGAACATCGTCACCCTGACGAATCGTGAGCGACGACCCTTTCAGCGACACGTCGTCGGAGTAGATGATGTTGATACGCGACCCGTCTGGGAGCGTCGAGTCGACGATGGGGTGGGCGTCGGAGACGGGGTCACCGATGCGCTCACCCATGTTGCGAAGCCAGTTGTCGAACTGTTCTTTGCTGTCGAACTCGACGCTCGTCTCCAACAACCCGAACGTCCCGTGGTCAACGTCGACCTGTCGGGGGCCGATGACGTGAATGTCTTCGTTCTCCGGGTCGCGCATAATCGGTTCGAGCGGGCCGAGACCGACGATGTCGCGGACCAATCGGTACTCGATTTTGTCGTAGGTCACCTGCGAGACTTCGATACCAGCGACGTCGAGTCGTTTCGCCACCGATTCGAGTGGCCCGTGGTCTTCGCCTTCGATACGGACGATTTCTTCGAGGAGCTCTTCGATTCGCTCTTCGTAGTCGGCACTCTCTTCGGGTGCCGGCTTGGAGACACTGCGTTCGAGCAGTTTGTCTTTCACCCGAGCGAACACCTCGAGTTCGTCGTCGTCCATCTCCGGTTCGATGACGTAGTACTTGGTCGTCTCACCGAAGTTGCCGTAGATTTGGCAGAACACGGGGCCACCGAGATGGTAGAGGATGTTCGGACGACGCGACTCGTAGTCGCCGGGTTCGTCGACGAGCATCGGAAACTCACCCGTAATCTGTCGGAACCGCTTGAGGTGGTCCCGCAGGTGCGGCCACTTCATGGCGAGGCGCTTGAGGTCGTCCGAGAGTCTGGCAGAGCCGTGTTCGGTCGCCATCTATGCCACGCTCCTCGACTCGATGACGAGCCCGATTCCTGACCGGACGGAGAAGCCGACGCGGTCACCGACCTGTTGGCCCATCCCCGCGAATCGCTTCACGAAAATGTTCCGACGGACGTCGTTTCCGACCTCGACCATCTCGAGTTCGAAGTAGACGTCGGCAATCGACCGGAACGGTCCGATCGAGCCTTCGTCGACCGACGACGGGTCGACGGTGAGGATGATGGTCTTACCCTTCGTCGTCAACTCACGGAAGAACGAGATGATTTCGAGGGCCGCCTGTCGCTCTTCGTTCTGTCGAACCAGTGCTTCGAACTGCGGGTCGTTGCGGAGGATGGCGTCGAACGTGTCGATGATGATGACGTCTGCGTCCCAGAGCGTCTCTGCGTCCATCAACCGGCGGAGGAGTTGCTTTCGCTCCTGTTGACCGCCGGAGAGTGCGCCACTGCTGTCGATTTCGGCCTGTAAGAACAGGATTTCTTCGTTCAACAGGTGTTTGACGACGTCGTACGACAACGAGTGCATCTGGTCGAGGAAGCCACGGACGCCCAACTCCGTCGAGACGAGCGTCGTGACGGTGTCTTCCTGACAGAACCCGTAGCTGAATCGCTGCGAGAGCACGCTCTTTCCGGCGCCGTAGTCGCCTTCTATCAGGACGATTGCGCCCTTCGGCATGCCGCCACCGAGTTCCTTTTCGAGACGGTCGTGCCCCGATAATCCGAGAGAGTATTGACTGCTCATGGTACGTAGAATTCGAACACCTCTTCGTCACCGTCGACGACGACTTTCAGTCGATGGTCGGCGGACTGCGAGAGGCTGAGGTTGGTGATATCCAGTCGAACGACGTTGCTTGGACGCCACTCGGTGCCGTCTTCGACGGTCACGGTCACGTCTGACTGGGATTGGTACTGTGCATCGACGATGAGATCGAACCCACTGGCCGTCGCTGGGAGCGTCCGTAACCCGGTGTTTTTGACGTACACGGACAGGGTGTCACTCCCGGTGTCGTAGACGCCGCCTTCCGGGTCGCTGATGACTTCGATATCCGTTCGGATCTCTGAACTCACGTCACCGCCACGTTCGTCGACCGAACTGCTGATTCCAGTGACCGTGTCGATAAGTACGCCGGAGACACCGGCAGCGACGACGATGCTGGCGATAAACA
The genomic region above belongs to Haloferax marinisediminis and contains:
- a CDS encoding chemotaxis protein CheW, which codes for MRQDAITPDVAADDADEDSTEEVQVLEFQLGPETYCVDIEYVSEIVDKGQLTAVPNSPEYVEGVMDLRGRTTSIINPKSLFNIDDEGDSKRIVIFDPNRFEDEAATGWLVDEVYQVVRVSMNDVEDPPLEKDDSIEGVIKRDGELVVWISPVHAIE
- the cheB gene encoding chemotaxis-specific protein-glutamate methyltransferase CheB encodes the protein MSTSPAGGPTRAVVVDDSRFMRTLIRTLLEDADVDVVADASNGREAISVVGEHRPDVVTMDIEMPEMNGLDAVEGIMDECPTPVLMLSAHAEEDADVTFEALDRGAVDFVTKPGGEVTSEMPRVKRELVEKIQSAAAVDLRATQRRSRPPKTETKRRPKSESTTPKPSLTALPQEGSTLVIGASTGGPNVVERVLAALPAEAGLRVIVVQHMPEGFTNRFAERLDGRCDYDVREAEDGERIGPGQVRIAPGGSHLLVTGDRAGRLTLHLSDDEPLHGVKPAIDLTMASAAEVVDAPLAGVLLTGMGRDGVEGMSRISRAGGHTVAQDEATSAIFGMPKRAIEAGCVDVIAPDGRITDETLRGIST
- a CDS encoding chemotaxis protein CheA; this translates as MDEELYQAFITESEESITQLNNSLLSLESNPDDTDAIDDIFRQAHTLKGNFGAMGFDNAATVAHAVEDLLDEIRHERLDVTAERMDLVFDGMDLIVDILHDIEENGESTTDPTETVEEIRAAAQTGGDTGNSEQVASDGPSREDVDLLSLAAERVDVDAIDAATLAHAYVELGAGQMKSVDAGIFLSNIPERVDVVGFSPSRDAIECGEFDDGFDLFVANLAPKAVESRLGDLWKVESVDATDVSDVLDGVASAVPDSDETVDADATEQAVDADASQQVEPADDVADADTDEFSADEPSADDASGLFSDDSDADVTTDSDTDQSSDTSDEKSVDTSADENTKTDADDGDKDASNDADADDGESNDKKEAQSISAVKSVRVDVDQLDELHELVEQLVTSRIKLRNAIDEEQHTALDTLDELDKISSNLQNTVMDMRLIPLKKVFDKFPRLVRDLAREQDKRVSFTVEGADIELDRTILDEISDPLMHVLRNAVDHGIEEPDVREANGKPRMGTIRLSAQRQHDTVIVTVEDDGGGIDADAVRDKVVAEGVETREEMNAMPDSEVYDYIFHPGLSTNDEITDVSGRGVGMDVVKTTVESLDGAVSVESEPGQGSTVNIRLPVSVAIIKVLFVQVDDREFGVPIKYIDEISRRERVQSVNGAEVIVHEDTIFPLIRLREALEIDAPELDHGMVVRIRPDDRQVALHCDGVTKQEEVVVTPLQGPLSGVDGLSGTAVIGDGNVIPILDVSTLELPAEGKHAMREFDPSELPNTVEEAAD
- a CDS encoding CheR family methyltransferase, which encodes MSSSSAGDADFERLLEYIEDSLRFQTSSYNDAYLDRRISARMRRRRVDEYDEYQNLLRTEDDEQAALLDALSVNVTSFFRNPKVWDALRDVLRDLSSRGSRHDPIKVWSAACSDGREAYSLAMLAHDDDHVDERRIEIVGTDIKREILRAARNGEYRASETNDIAEQLDPIGRWDRYVDRDGDIFRVKDKITDMVRFSRRDLIREDPPGTFDLVVCRNLFIYINAESKRAVFETLGSALKPNGYLTIGMTETIPPRVRTQFDPVEKRLRIYRASDAAAQR
- a CDS encoding CheF family chemotaxis protein, translated to MKPGEHKLGDTRGRFLQVIKNGRERHDVDWTSGRILLSNKRLILAGTAGKRTIPLGDIEKLGGRFDVNQRIATVSDYFSLRIPSGVVLLAPVDYDEFETDFFGALLNSEQFLARHPAVAGGVVQNTEWENSRLKVEEEAVSMATVGGKFVEIRLDDIGAIKTGERKVDDDVRSVIEVEHSDDEGTSLQTYISGPERAITFLYSLLREGEELSETSIELSETDKQVLTALYSGVAPFDIPDFLGLDVDKVEELFERLIDHNVVEEVRIRHEVQLNARGRNIASDAINEQ
- a CDS encoding SRPBCC family protein gives rise to the protein MLLEESTRVHASPEDIYRFFETMDENYERWHPDHIEFRWTDGNGLVQGAEAYFEERIAGKIQQKTVRFTDIVPCEHIEFTPTSRLVGLLMPSISFTIDSHEDGCDLTQRIKVRTGPIGARLNRREFDAVREHIKEEGENLKTILETEAISTS
- a CDS encoding CheF family chemotaxis protein, translated to MVEQARARTPEGGDVAESELLQAYRRQKSEPTDKREQNERKQSKQRQEKRTANGESIVVDFVASFVAGGNASFEPVKGRVLMSQRRLILATSNSKTDIPITSIFDIAVGQVPPEVEEFFDYTVMVGYIIGRRRRTTVIGGDRETIEKFTLLLFRAVLNGSQAQVTHPARIGGRVLDTPRRPSGLHLDYEAVTFPDNDGPLTEHGEPFHIDLASVIFFEVLERTVDDEKRLVLSVQHVEQGKTVTSEISLKSRRKMNILGRYLRLVYHWIKSNVRDVEVTEQGLEVLVGLYSAGEMAAEVDFSELLGVEQAVLDDALETLNDEKLIEDDSLPTSLTPQGRFVVNEEIEDVNV